In Streptomyces rapamycinicus NRRL 5491, the genomic stretch GCACTTCGCCTTCCGTGTCATCGACGCCCTCACCGACCAGCTCGTGGACCGGATCGGCGCGGACCCCTTCGGCGGGCCCAACCTCCTCGGCGCGGACGACGTCGCCCAGCTCGGCAAGGCGATCGCGGTCAACCCCGAGGTGCACGCGGCCATCGCGGAGCTGTGGCCGGTCCTCACCCCGCGGCAGCTCGTGGCCGACTTCCTCGGCGACCCCGTCCACCTCGCCGGCGCCGACGCCGCCGCGATCCGCCGCACCGACGGCGAATGGACCCCCGCCGACGTCCCGCTGCTGGACGAGGCGGCCGAACTGCTCGGCCACGACGACGCGGCGGCCCGCGCCGCCGCGGAGGCCGAGCGCCAGGAGCGCATCGAGTACGCACAGGGTGTGCTCGACCTCTCCTACGGCTCCCGCACCCTGGAGTTCGAGGACCGCGAGGACGAGGAGTCGGAGGTGCTGGCCGCCCACGACCTCATCGACGCCGAACGGCTGGCCGACCGCGCCGAGGAGCGCGACCACCGCAGCGCCGCCGAACGCGCCGCCGCCGACCGCACCTGGGCCTTCGGCCACATCATCGTGGACGAGGCCCAGGAGCTGTCCGCGATGGCGTGGCGGCTGCTGATGCGGCGCAGCCCGACCCGCTCGATGACCCTGGTCGGCGACCCCGCGCAGACCGCGGAGCCGGGCGGCTGCGGCTCCTGGTCCTCGATCCTGGAGCCGTACGTCGGCGACCGCTGGGAGCACAGCCGGCTCGGCGTCAACTACCGCACCCCGGCCGAGATCATGGACGTCGCGGCGCGGGTGGCCCGTACCGTCGACCCCGCCTTCCAGCCGCCGCGCTCGGTCCGCGCCACCGGGGTACGGCCCTGGGCGGAGCACACCGGCGATCTGCCGGGCGCGGTGGCCGACGCCGTGGCGCGGGAGACCCGCACCGAGGGCCGTCTCGCGGTGATCGCCCCGAGGGACCGCCATGACGCGCTGTCGGCCGCCCTCCCGCAGGCGTCCACCGGCCGGTCACCGGACCTGACCAGCGCGGTGGTGCTGCTCGACCCCCGGCAGGCCAAGGGTCTTGAGTTCGACACCGTGATCGTGGCCGAGCCCGTGGAGTTCGGCACCAGCGACCTCTATGTGGCGCTCACCCGGGCCACCCAGCGGCTGGGCGTGGTGCACACCGGGCCGCTCCCGGCGGGCCTGCGCGACCTGGCCGACGTGGCCGGGGACTCCGCCCGGGCGTCCTCGGTGTAGGCGCCGGTGCTCCCCGCCGTGTACGGCGTTCCCGGTCGGTGAGGTCGTGCGGCCCACCGGCGGGACCGCACCACGGCGGGGTGTGGTCAGCCGTCGTGGGTCACGAGGCGCAGTTCTCGCTGGATCCGCTGGTGCTCACCCGCAGCGCCCCGCCGGAGGTGTTGGCGCTGTCGGCGAGGCAGTAGCCGGACACGTTCTGGACGATGACGTCAGCCGGGCTGTCGCCGCCGCGCTGTGCGGTGAAGTGGTTGAACCGCAGCGCGCTCCCGGAGTTGGCGATGACCGCCGGACGGCCGTCGTCCTTGGCGAACCGCACCGAGCTGTCGTTGAAGGTGATGTGATCCGCGTTGTGCAGATACCAGCCGAAGGCGGGACGGGTGCCGATGCTCTTCGGGTTGTAGTCGTCGGCGTCATTGCCGGGAACACCGGTGGACATGGTGCCGTTGCCGCCGGGGACGGTGAGATTCACATGGTCGAAGGTCACACCGCTGATGTGATTGCCACCGGACTCGCCCCACAGCGTCGGGCTGAAGGACGGGCTGTTCCCGGTCCCGGTGATGTTGTCGTAGGTGATGTCGCTGATGTGACCGACTCCCGGATTTCCACCACACCGTTTTCTCGTCCCGATCTTCTGCATGATGGGGGAGTGCACATTGGTCATGGTGATGTCGCGGTAGTGCACATCGGAGATGTTGGCGCCGTCCATCGAAACCATGCCGAGCCCGGACTTGTCCGCACCGGTGATGGTGATGCCCTGGAAGTCGTAGTCGGAGAAGTCACCACAGGTCTCGGAGCCGAACATCAGGGCGTTGCAGCACTTCGCGGAGAGATGTGAATCGGTCACCCGCACATGGCCGTTGGACAGCTTGGCGCCCAGGGCGTAGTCGCTCTTGAAGGCGAGCGCGTCGTCGTTGGCGGCGATGTCGGCATGGGTGATGGTCACATTGGTGGTGCTGATGATGTTCCAGCCGTCACGGTCGCTCGCCGTGTCGATGGTGAGGTGGTCCGAGGTCACGTTCGCGCAGCCGTTGATGAGGGCCGCGAAGTGGCCACCGCGCCGCAGGGTGATCCCGTCGAGGGTCAGCCCGTCGCAGCGGGTCAATGAAATGATCTTGTCCGCCTCGCCGGAGTCGGGGGTGCCGGTGATGAGGTTGCCCGCGCCGTCGATGGTTCCCGAACCGGTGAACCCGATGTTGGTGAGCTTGTCGCCGTAGAACATCGCGTTGTGGAAGTGGCTGTGGCCGTAGTCCTGGTAGTCGTCGTTCGGATTGGACTCGGGCTTGTCATAGGTGTCCGCGCTCGACCCGAGGATCGTGGCCCCGGAGTCCAGCTGGAGGGTCACCTCGCTCTTGAGGTGGACGGTGTTCTTGGACTTGTACTGTCCGGACGGGAAGCGGACGATTCCGCCCCCGGCGCCGTTGGCCGCCGTGATGGCCTTCTCGATGGCGGCGGAGTCATTGGACGAACCGTCGGCCTTCGCGCCGTAGTCCATCACGCTGAACACCGGTGCCGCGGAGGTGGCCGTGTCCTGTGCGGGGACGGCGGCGGCCTGGGGCACTTGCGATAACCCGAAGACGGCGGCGAGGGCGAGCGCCGCGCCTGCGGCGAGTCTCTTCATCTCTCGTTCTCCTTCTCCTGTGGAGCCGTGGAGATCCGATGTGTTGGTAGGTCTGAACCTGATTGAGCTGCGGAAATCCCATTGATGGGGCGACTTCTGTCCGTGCCGGGCCAGAAAGGTAGGATCTCTCTCTTTCTGTGGAAGGTAACAGGCGGATCCGAGCTGTCAATGGCCTCAGCCGCCACGACCGCCTCCCCGGCCGTCGTTCGCCTACGATCCCGCTGTGGCCCCCTTCCGTATCGAGCGGTGCTCCCCGCTGTCCGTCGAGGAGACCTGGCGACGGCTCACCGACTGGCCGCGCCACGGCGCTCATGTGCCGCTGAGCGGCGTCACCGTCCGCCCGGCGGGGCCGACCCGGGTGGGCACCGTGGTCGTGGTGCGCACGGGCGTCGGCCGTGCCGGATTCGACGACCCCATGGAGGTCGTGCGCTGGGACCCGCCCACCGGGGACGCTCCCGGCGGCTGCAGGCTGGAGAAGCGCGGTTCGGTGGTACTCGGATGGGCCGAGATCGAGGTGCGTCCCCGGGACGGCGGATCCGAGGTGGTGTGGCGCGAGGAGGCCCGGATCCGGGGCCTGCCCCGCCTGTTCGACCCGCCGACGGTCTGGTCCGGCCGCCTGCTCTTCGGCCGGGTGGTCGACGCGTTGCTCAAGGGGTGACGGCGCCTCGGTTTCGCCGGTGGCCCCGCCGCCGCGCCGATCATCCGTACCCATCGCTGGGTAGGGATACGCCGGGCCCGCCGCGGGCTCGCTCCGCACACCGCACGCTACCTCCGCATCACCGCACCGCCCCCGAAGGCACCGCCCCCGAAGGCCCCGCCCTCGAACGCCACGGAGGAGATGTCCCATGCGCAGTCGCTTCAGAACCCTGGCACCCGTCACGGTGTTGTTCACCCTCCTCGCCCTGCTGCTGCCCACCGGCGCGGTCACCACCGCGGCCGCCGCCGCCCCCGGGCCGCTGCCGGTCGTCACCCCGCGCCCGCAGGAGATGTCCCGCATCGGAGCGGACGTCCACGTCCCCTCCCGCGTCCGCCTCGTCATATCGGACGGTGTGGACCGTCCGACCCGCGATCTCGTCGCCGCCGTGCTGCGCCGAGCGGGGGCCTCGCGGATCCAGGACGGCCCCGGGCCGAAGCTGACCGTGGCCGTCGGCCGGATCGCCGATCCCCGGGTCGCGCGGGCACTCCGGGCCGCCGGGGGCCGGGTGCCCGGCCCGCTGCCCGCCGAGGGCTACGCACTCGCCGCCGGACACGGCTCGGTGGCGCTCGCGGGCGCCGACTCGGACGGGACGTACTACGCGGCGCAGACGCTGCGTCAGCTCGTGTCCGGACACCGCACGATCGCGTCCGTCTCGGTCACCGACCATCCGCTGATGCCGCTGCGCGGGGTGATCGAGGGGTTCTACGGCAGCCCCTGGACCCACGCCGAGCGCATGGACCAGCTGGCGTTCTACGGGGACGTCAAGATGAACACCTACATCTACGCGCCCAAGGACGACCCGTACCACCGCGAGAAGTGGCGCGAGCCGTATCCGGCCGCCAAACTCGCCGAGCTGGGCGAGCTCGTCCGGCAGGCCACCGACCACCATGTGCGGTTCACGTTCGCCGTCTCCCCGGGCAACTCCATCTGCTACAGCGACCCCACCGACCTCGCCGCCCTGGAGGCCAAGCTGGACGCGGTCCACGACCTCGGGGTGCGCAGCTTCTCCATGCCGCTGGACGACATCAGCTACACCCGCTGGAACTGCGAATCCGACCGCGCCGCCTACGGAGACCCCTCGTCGGAGACCGCCGCCAAGGCCCAGTCCGACCTGCTCAACACGGTGCAGAAGACCTTCCTGGACGAGCGGGCGGACACCAGGCCGCTCCAGATGGTGCCCACCGAGTACGGGGACGTCACCGACACCCCGTACAAGCGCGTCCTGCGCGAGCGGCTGGACTCGCGGGT encodes the following:
- a CDS encoding HelD family protein; the protein is MSNEEWDREQEFLDLLNGRLAELRARAEESVTEALSLEGTTFQARLERDVLVAERSGLLAAFEAGERGLCFGRLLFRDDSDYHIGRIGIRRDDADRTPLVIDWRADVARPFYLATGHTPMGLRRRRHITTEGPKVTGLHDEILDLSDTIRTGHEGSDADAVLLAALDAARTGRMHDIVQTIQAEQDQIIRAPHHGVHVVEGGPGTGKTVVALHRAAYLLYAHRESLARRAVLIVGPNPAFLGYIGEVLPSLGETGVLLATLGELFPGVTATGTDTPEAAEVKGRAAMADALARFVRDRQTLPDPAIVIEHDDGDLVLDKDIASEAGHKARETGLPHNLARPHFAFRVIDALTDQLVDRIGADPFGGPNLLGADDVAQLGKAIAVNPEVHAAIAELWPVLTPRQLVADFLGDPVHLAGADAAAIRRTDGEWTPADVPLLDEAAELLGHDDAAARAAAEAERQERIEYAQGVLDLSYGSRTLEFEDREDEESEVLAAHDLIDAERLADRAEERDHRSAAERAAADRTWAFGHIIVDEAQELSAMAWRLLMRRSPTRSMTLVGDPAQTAEPGGCGSWSSILEPYVGDRWEHSRLGVNYRTPAEIMDVAARVARTVDPAFQPPRSVRATGVRPWAEHTGDLPGAVADAVARETRTEGRLAVIAPRDRHDALSAALPQASTGRSPDLTSAVVLLDPRQAKGLEFDTVIVAEPVEFGTSDLYVALTRATQRLGVVHTGPLPAGLRDLADVAGDSARASSV
- a CDS encoding glycoside hydrolase family 28 protein, which encodes MKRLAAGAALALAAVFGLSQVPQAAAVPAQDTATSAAPVFSVMDYGAKADGSSNDSAAIEKAITAANGAGGGIVRFPSGQYKSKNTVHLKSEVTLQLDSGATILGSSADTYDKPESNPNDDYQDYGHSHFHNAMFYGDKLTNIGFTGSGTIDGAGNLITGTPDSGEADKIISLTRCDGLTLDGITLRRGGHFAALINGCANVTSDHLTIDTASDRDGWNIISTTNVTITHADIAANDDALAFKSDYALGAKLSNGHVRVTDSHLSAKCCNALMFGSETCGDFSDYDFQGITITGADKSGLGMVSMDGANISDVHYRDITMTNVHSPIMQKIGTRKRCGGNPGVGHISDITYDNITGTGNSPSFSPTLWGESGGNHISGVTFDHVNLTVPGGNGTMSTGVPGNDADDYNPKSIGTRPAFGWYLHNADHITFNDSSVRFAKDDGRPAVIANSGSALRFNHFTAQRGGDSPADVIVQNVSGYCLADSANTSGGALRVSTSGSSENCAS
- a CDS encoding beta-N-acetylglucosaminidase domain-containing protein encodes the protein MRSRFRTLAPVTVLFTLLALLLPTGAVTTAAAAAPGPLPVVTPRPQEMSRIGADVHVPSRVRLVISDGVDRPTRDLVAAVLRRAGASRIQDGPGPKLTVAVGRIADPRVARALRAAGGRVPGPLPAEGYALAAGHGSVALAGADSDGTYYAAQTLRQLVSGHRTIASVSVTDHPLMPLRGVIEGFYGSPWTHAERMDQLAFYGDVKMNTYIYAPKDDPYHREKWREPYPAAKLAELGELVRQATDHHVRFTFAVSPGNSICYSDPTDLAALEAKLDAVHDLGVRSFSMPLDDISYTRWNCESDRAAYGDPSSETAAKAQSDLLNTVQKTFLDERADTRPLQMVPTEYGDVTDTPYKRVLRERLDSRVEVMWTGTDVVPPRITVADAERAATVWGRKVFVWDNYPVNDYGQAEGRLLLAPYDAREPGLHRQLSGLVLNPMNQAAASKVALFGGADFAWNDTGYDATRAWEAAARHLAGDGLGAHPGRTAATVRSLLAFFDTQHLAPTFGAEPWQPQAPELAARLDRFHAAWDAGRERAALRELGPYARLLAAAPERIRAGAADRGFVADCAPWLDALSLWGRAFERTLDALGARLDGHDAQATRWFAEAAADARRAGEIRTIPGETRPEGPVRIADGVLDTFITEAAEGA